From a single Aneurinibacillus sp. REN35 genomic region:
- a CDS encoding thioredoxin family protein, protein MQQLTTLEEIDTFLSTTMMSCLYISQESCSVCHAVLPKVEAMLKEFPRITSAAARIDDIPELAGRFSVFTAPVVLLFAEGKEIVRKARFIVMDELEADIRKYYELLM, encoded by the coding sequence ATGCAGCAATTGACAACGCTTGAAGAAATCGATACTTTTCTATCTACAACTATGATGAGCTGTTTATACATCTCACAGGAATCTTGCAGCGTATGTCATGCAGTGCTTCCAAAAGTCGAAGCGATGCTCAAGGAATTTCCTCGCATTACAAGTGCTGCCGCACGTATTGATGATATTCCTGAGCTGGCGGGAAGGTTCTCGGTATTTACTGCCCCAGTCGTGCTTTTATTTGCAGAGGGGAAGGAAATTGTGCGCAAGGCCCGTTTTATAGTAATGGATGAGTTAGAAGCTGATATAAGAAAATATTATGAATTACTCATGTAA
- a CDS encoding DinB family protein → MKNELVMKQFLIARNRLVSTLEKLTPEEASRKPEGFNNTIHWHAGHILLIAEKFLFMAPTGSNQVPDHYDTFFANGTKPGDWTDTPPSLAEIIDRLKDQENRFKACEANQIDAALPKPFTLGSGLVMETAGELMNMAIYHEGIHTGYINAMKRIVSQQTTQA, encoded by the coding sequence AGAATGAACTTGTTATGAAGCAGTTTTTGATCGCACGCAATCGTTTGGTAAGCACATTGGAAAAATTGACGCCAGAGGAAGCTAGCAGGAAGCCTGAAGGTTTCAATAATACAATTCACTGGCATGCTGGTCATATTTTGCTTATAGCAGAAAAATTCTTATTTATGGCACCTACAGGTTCCAATCAAGTACCGGATCATTACGATACTTTTTTTGCTAATGGTACAAAGCCAGGGGATTGGACAGATACGCCTCCGTCCCTTGCAGAAATTATTGATCGTCTCAAAGACCAGGAGAATCGCTTCAAAGCATGTGAAGCAAATCAAATAGATGCAGCTCTCCCAAAACCATTTACTTTGGGATCAGGTCTTGTGATGGAGACTGCGGGTGAGTTGATGAACATGGCCATTTATCATGAAGGAATACATACGGGCTATATTAATGCCATGAAGCGGATAGTGAGCCAGCAAACGACACAAGCGTAG